In one Steroidobacteraceae bacterium genomic region, the following are encoded:
- a CDS encoding NADH-quinone oxidoreductase subunit J, which translates to MLITVLFYMVSAVLIAAALGMIITRNPVYSAMCLVLCFVTSAVIWLLIEAEFLALVLILVYVGAVMVLFLFVVMMLDINFEELRRGFARYAWLGWLVAMVIAAELIGVVTARTLGVDATQGAAALPEGYSNTRELGEVLYSNYLYPVELAAILLLVAIVAAIALTMRKRPGLKAQNISAQVAVRRADRVRIVKMNPEKRS; encoded by the coding sequence GTGCTGATTACGGTACTGTTCTATATGGTGTCGGCTGTGCTGATCGCCGCTGCGCTTGGCATGATCATCACGCGCAACCCGGTCTACTCGGCGATGTGCCTGGTACTGTGTTTCGTCACCAGCGCCGTCATCTGGTTGCTCATCGAAGCCGAATTCCTCGCTCTTGTGCTCATTCTGGTCTACGTCGGCGCCGTCATGGTGTTATTCCTGTTCGTGGTCATGATGCTCGACATCAATTTCGAGGAATTGCGCCGAGGGTTCGCCCGATATGCCTGGTTGGGCTGGTTGGTGGCGATGGTGATCGCTGCAGAGTTGATTGGCGTAGTCACCGCTCGAACCCTGGGGGTCGATGCTACGCAGGGTGCGGCCGCGTTACCCGAGGGCTACTCCAATACCCGCGAGCTGGGCGAGGTCCTGTACTCGAACTATCTCTATCCTGTGGAGCTCGCGGCGATCCTGCTGCTGGTCGCGATCGTGGCGGCAATAGCGCTCACCATGCGCAAGCGTCCGGGACTCAAAGCGCAGAACATCTCGGCCCAAGTGGCAGTGCGACGAGCCGATCGCGTTCGTATCGTCAAGATGAACCCGGAGAAACGCTCGTGA
- the nuoI gene encoding NADH-quinone oxidoreductase subunit NuoI — MRSIFKTFFLAELLKGMTVTGRSLFKKKVTVNYPEEKTPQSPRFRGLHALRRYPNGEERCIACKLCEAVCPALAITIESSVSANGTRRTSRYDIDLFKCIYCGFCEEACPVDAIVETRIHEYHMEARGENIMSKDKLLAIGDRYEAMIAADKAADSQYR, encoded by the coding sequence ATGCGCAGCATATTCAAGACGTTCTTTCTGGCCGAGCTGCTGAAGGGCATGACCGTCACCGGCAGGTCATTGTTCAAGAAAAAGGTGACTGTCAACTACCCTGAGGAAAAGACTCCGCAGTCGCCACGCTTCCGCGGGTTGCATGCGCTGCGCCGCTACCCGAATGGCGAAGAACGCTGCATTGCCTGCAAGTTGTGCGAAGCGGTATGTCCCGCGCTCGCGATCACGATCGAATCATCCGTGTCGGCCAACGGCACGCGGCGCACGTCGCGATATGACATCGATTTGTTCAAGTGCATTTATTGCGGTTTCTGCGAAGAAGCCTGCCCGGTCGATGCAATTGTCGAGACACGCATCCACGAGTATCACATGGAGGCGCGTGGCGAGAACATCATGTCAAAGGACAAACTGCTTGCCATTGGCGATCGCTACGAAGCAATGATCGCGGCTGACAAGGCCGCCGATTCGCAGTATCGCTGA
- a CDS encoding NADH-quinone oxidoreductase subunit D has translation MSEIRNYTMNFGPQHPAAHGVLRLVLELDGEVVQKADPHIGLLHRGTEKLAESKPFNQSIGYMDRLDYVSMMCNEHAYVLAIERLLGIEAPLRAQYVRVMFDEITRILNHLMWLGAHALDIGAMTVFLFCFRDREDLMDCYEAVSGTRMHATYYRPGGVYRDLPLTMPKYQASRWRSESDAARLNEARSGGLLEFIADFVSRFDAAVDEYETLLTDNRIWKQRTVNIGVVSPQRAQQLGFTGPMLRGSGVEWDLRKKQPYEVYDRLDFDIPVGVNGDCYDRYLVRIEEMRQSNRIIGQCIDWLKANPGPVMLEDRKVRPPRRAEMKGDMESLIHHFKLFTEGYCVPEGECYAAVEAPKGEFGVYLVSDGANKPYRLKCRAPGFAHLAALDEMVRGHMLADVVAVIGTQDIVFGEIDR, from the coding sequence GTGTCTGAGATCCGCAATTACACGATGAATTTCGGTCCGCAGCATCCGGCTGCGCATGGGGTGCTGCGTCTGGTGCTCGAGCTCGATGGCGAAGTCGTCCAAAAGGCTGATCCGCACATCGGTCTGCTGCATCGCGGCACCGAGAAACTTGCCGAATCCAAACCGTTCAACCAGTCGATCGGATACATGGATCGGCTCGATTACGTTTCGATGATGTGTAACGAACACGCCTATGTGCTCGCAATCGAGCGATTGCTCGGCATCGAGGCGCCGTTGCGGGCGCAGTACGTCCGCGTGATGTTCGACGAGATTACCCGCATCCTGAACCACCTGATGTGGCTTGGCGCGCATGCACTCGACATCGGTGCCATGACAGTGTTCCTGTTCTGCTTTCGTGACCGTGAAGACCTCATGGATTGTTACGAGGCGGTCTCGGGAACACGAATGCACGCCACCTATTACCGGCCGGGAGGCGTGTACCGCGATCTGCCGCTGACAATGCCGAAGTACCAGGCTTCGCGGTGGCGCAGCGAATCGGATGCAGCGCGGCTGAACGAAGCGCGAAGCGGCGGACTGCTCGAATTCATCGCGGATTTCGTTAGCCGATTCGATGCCGCGGTCGACGAGTATGAAACACTGCTTACCGACAACCGCATCTGGAAGCAGCGCACCGTCAACATTGGCGTGGTTTCACCGCAGCGAGCCCAGCAGCTCGGGTTCACAGGACCAATGTTGCGCGGCTCCGGCGTCGAATGGGACCTGAGAAAGAAGCAGCCCTACGAAGTCTATGATCGCCTGGACTTCGACATTCCGGTTGGAGTCAATGGTGACTGTTACGACCGCTATCTCGTGCGTATCGAGGAGATGCGACAGTCGAATCGCATCATTGGACAGTGCATCGACTGGCTGAAGGCCAACCCCGGTCCGGTGATGCTTGAGGACCGTAAAGTGAGGCCGCCGCGCCGCGCCGAGATGAAAGGCGACATGGAGTCGCTCATCCACCACTTCAAGTTGTTCACCGAGGGCTATTGCGTGCCGGAAGGTGAGTGCTATGCCGCTGTCGAAGCGCCCAAGGGTGAATTCGGCGTCTACCTGGTTTCGGACGGCGCCAACAAGCCCTATCGGTTGAAGTGCCGTGCACCGGGATTTGCGCATCTGGCGGCGCTCGATGAAATGGTGCGGGGCCACATGCTGGCCGACGTCGTGGCAGTCATCGGAACGCAGGATATCGTGTTCGGGGAGATCGATCGCTGA
- the nuoK gene encoding NADH-quinone oxidoreductase subunit NuoK: MITLAHLLTLAAVLFAIAVAGIFINRKNLILLLMCIELMLLAANFNFVAFSRFLGDINGQIFVFFVLTVAAAEAAIGLAILVVLFRERRSINVADLDSMRG; this comes from the coding sequence GTGATCACATTGGCACATCTGTTGACGCTCGCGGCAGTGCTGTTTGCAATCGCGGTTGCCGGAATATTCATCAATCGCAAGAATCTCATTCTGCTGCTGATGTGCATCGAACTGATGTTACTTGCAGCCAATTTCAATTTTGTCGCTTTCTCCCGCTTCCTGGGTGACATCAACGGGCAGATATTCGTCTTTTTCGTGCTGACGGTGGCCGCTGCCGAGGCGGCGATCGGGCTTGCAATCCTGGTCGTGCTGTTTCGTGAGCGACGGAGCATCAACGTCGCCGATCTGGACTCGATGCGGGGTTAG
- the nuoG gene encoding NADH-quinone oxidoreductase subunit NuoG has product MAANPQDDMVNIEVDGVAMKAPKGEMIIRVTDAHQCYVPRFCYHDKLSVAANCRMCLVEVEKAPKPLPACATPVAEGMKIFTRSPKAIAAQKATMEFLLINHPLDCPICDQGGECELQDLAMGFGRDISRFHERKRIVRDKNLGPLISTDMTRCIHCTRCVRFGQEIAGFPELGTTGRGEDMQIGTYIERAVNHELSGNIIDLCPVGALNSKPFRFSARAWEMTQHELISPHDGVGSNMFGHVLRGRLMRVVPRSNDAINETWLADRDRFSYEALHSPDRLVEPALRNEDGSWRTVPWREALERAAEAISEAAESFGILAADNATVEELYLLATISRARGPGNIDHRLRQLDFRADDFGCGMPDLGHAIADTESQRAVLVLGSNLRSELPLLAHRLRRAALRGAQVSFINPARYEYFFPVANYVESAANTLAADLAAVLHAACAASGRSPPALLRDSGFDANAVQTVHREIAATLVGEGPRAIWLGALAQRHPAYAELQALAGALCDVTGASLGILAEGGNARGAWLAGAVPRQSGLNARQMLQRSLRCYLLFGGVEPWCETGSFDSHAALRGAQTVIAATPFANDALRAVAHVLLPITGFAESAGTYVNLEGLWQSQQGIATAPGQARPGWKVARVLGNLLQVPDFEFDSADQVRDRARENIAPGAAAARMPGMPKGPAVSGTLRDIPMYQLDAMLRRAPALAATLAGRAAVREYPS; this is encoded by the coding sequence ATGGCTGCCAACCCGCAGGATGACATGGTCAATATCGAAGTCGACGGCGTTGCCATGAAAGCGCCGAAGGGCGAAATGATCATTCGCGTAACCGATGCGCACCAATGCTATGTTCCGCGCTTTTGTTATCACGACAAACTGAGCGTGGCGGCCAATTGCCGCATGTGCCTGGTGGAAGTGGAGAAGGCGCCGAAACCACTGCCGGCGTGCGCCACACCGGTCGCCGAGGGCATGAAAATCTTCACGCGTTCGCCGAAAGCCATTGCGGCGCAGAAGGCAACCATGGAGTTTCTGCTCATCAATCACCCGCTCGATTGCCCGATCTGCGATCAGGGTGGCGAATGCGAATTGCAGGATCTTGCGATGGGTTTTGGCCGCGACATATCCAGGTTCCATGAACGTAAACGCATCGTTCGCGACAAGAATCTGGGTCCGCTGATATCCACCGACATGACACGCTGCATTCACTGCACGCGCTGTGTCAGGTTCGGCCAGGAGATTGCAGGTTTTCCCGAGTTGGGCACGACCGGACGCGGTGAGGACATGCAGATTGGCACTTATATAGAACGTGCCGTGAACCATGAATTGTCCGGCAACATCATCGACCTGTGCCCGGTCGGTGCGCTCAATAGCAAGCCATTCAGATTCAGCGCACGCGCCTGGGAGATGACCCAGCACGAACTGATATCGCCCCACGACGGAGTCGGCAGCAACATGTTCGGGCACGTGCTGCGTGGCCGCTTGATGCGTGTGGTGCCTCGCAGCAACGACGCCATCAACGAAACCTGGCTCGCGGACCGGGACAGGTTCAGTTATGAGGCGCTGCATAGTCCCGATCGGCTTGTCGAACCGGCGCTACGCAATGAGGATGGCAGTTGGCGCACGGTGCCATGGCGGGAGGCGCTCGAGCGGGCGGCCGAGGCGATCAGCGAGGCGGCGGAGTCCTTTGGGATCCTGGCAGCCGACAATGCCACGGTCGAAGAGCTTTACCTGCTTGCGACCATTAGCCGTGCGCGCGGACCGGGCAATATCGATCACCGGCTGCGTCAGCTTGATTTCCGTGCCGACGATTTCGGCTGCGGCATGCCGGACCTGGGTCACGCGATTGCCGACACCGAAAGCCAGCGGGCGGTACTCGTCCTTGGCTCGAACCTGCGCTCGGAACTGCCGCTGCTGGCACATCGGCTGCGCCGCGCGGCGCTGCGCGGTGCGCAAGTGTCGTTCATCAATCCGGCGCGCTACGAATATTTCTTTCCGGTAGCGAACTACGTCGAGTCCGCTGCCAACACGCTTGCGGCAGACCTCGCGGCGGTTCTCCATGCTGCCTGTGCGGCGAGTGGCCGTTCGCCGCCGGCGCTCCTTCGCGACAGCGGCTTCGATGCAAACGCGGTACAGACCGTACACCGGGAAATCGCCGCGACGCTCGTAGGCGAGGGTCCGCGCGCCATCTGGCTCGGCGCGCTCGCGCAACGGCATCCGGCTTATGCCGAGTTGCAGGCGCTGGCTGGTGCGCTTTGCGACGTCACCGGTGCGTCGCTCGGAATACTCGCAGAAGGCGGCAATGCACGCGGCGCCTGGCTGGCCGGTGCCGTACCCCGCCAAAGCGGACTCAATGCGCGACAGATGCTGCAGCGTAGCCTGCGCTGTTATCTGCTGTTTGGTGGTGTCGAACCGTGGTGCGAGACAGGTAGTTTCGATAGCCATGCCGCCTTGCGGGGCGCGCAGACAGTCATTGCGGCTACACCATTCGCAAACGATGCCTTGCGCGCCGTAGCGCACGTGCTTTTGCCCATCACGGGTTTTGCAGAAAGCGCTGGGACCTACGTCAACCTGGAGGGGCTCTGGCAGAGTCAGCAGGGCATCGCTACTGCGCCCGGTCAGGCACGTCCTGGGTGGAAGGTTGCACGAGTATTGGGGAACCTTCTGCAGGTCCCTGATTTCGAGTTCGATTCGGCCGACCAGGTGCGCGATCGCGCGCGGGAAAATATCGCGCCAGGAGCAGCTGCGGCGCGTATGCCCGGAATGCCAAAAGGTCCCGCGGTATCAGGCACGCTGCGTGACATTCCGATGTATCAGCTCGACGCCATGCTGCGCCGTGCACCCGCGCTTGCTGCCACGCTAGCCGGGCGCGCTGCCGTACGCGAGTATCCGTCGTGA
- the nuoF gene encoding NADH-quinone oxidoreductase subunit NuoF, translating into MGSIDFMDSYADKRNLVVFEPLHLDESWTLPVYRSIGGYSVWEKILREKPPREQIIDAVKASGLRGRGGAGFPTGVKWSFMPRNADMQKYVVCNSDESEPGTCHDRDILRFNPHSLIEGMAIGGYAMNATVGYNYIRGEFLGEPIPRFEAALREAYAAGLLGRNIAGSGIDFDLHCFVGAGAYICGEETALLESLEGKQGKPRFKPPFPANFGLYGQPTTINNTQSYASVPTILRKGPEWFAALGPQNSGGTVIFSVSGHVQNPGNFELPLGVPFAELLQYAGGVRGGRKLKAVIPGGSSVPVVPGEIMLRTNMDFDSLRAAGSAVGSAAVIVMDETTCMVRVLERLSRFYKSESCGQCTPCREGTGWLNRMLRRIMAGHGRMDDLNLLLDVANRIEGHTICALGDAAAWPVQSFLKHFRHEFEYMIANGGKSIVGDATRVAA; encoded by the coding sequence ATGGGCTCGATTGATTTCATGGACAGCTACGCCGACAAACGCAATTTGGTGGTTTTCGAGCCACTGCATCTCGACGAATCATGGACTCTGCCGGTTTATCGCAGCATTGGCGGTTATTCAGTATGGGAGAAAATCCTGCGCGAGAAACCCCCGCGTGAGCAAATCATCGATGCCGTCAAGGCGTCGGGACTACGCGGGCGTGGTGGTGCCGGATTCCCGACAGGCGTCAAGTGGAGCTTCATGCCGCGCAATGCCGACATGCAAAAATACGTCGTCTGCAATTCCGACGAGAGCGAGCCCGGTACCTGCCACGATAGGGACATCCTGCGCTTCAATCCGCATTCGCTCATCGAAGGCATGGCCATAGGCGGTTACGCCATGAATGCCACGGTCGGTTACAACTACATTCGCGGCGAGTTCCTGGGCGAGCCGATCCCGCGATTCGAGGCAGCGTTACGCGAGGCATATGCGGCTGGCCTCCTTGGCAGGAATATTGCCGGTTCGGGCATCGATTTCGACCTGCACTGTTTTGTTGGCGCAGGTGCCTATATCTGCGGAGAAGAGACCGCGTTGCTCGAATCCCTCGAAGGCAAGCAGGGCAAGCCACGATTCAAGCCGCCTTTTCCGGCCAACTTCGGCCTCTATGGACAGCCGACCACCATCAACAATACGCAGAGCTATGCCTCGGTTCCGACCATCCTTCGCAAGGGCCCGGAGTGGTTTGCGGCGCTGGGCCCGCAGAATTCGGGCGGTACGGTGATCTTCTCCGTCTCGGGGCACGTGCAAAACCCAGGCAACTTCGAGCTGCCGCTTGGCGTGCCCTTCGCCGAACTGCTGCAGTATGCCGGTGGCGTACGCGGCGGGCGCAAGCTGAAAGCAGTCATCCCGGGCGGATCGTCCGTGCCAGTAGTGCCGGGCGAAATCATGCTTCGAACCAACATGGATTTCGATTCGCTGCGCGCGGCAGGATCGGCTGTGGGATCGGCGGCCGTCATCGTCATGGACGAAACAACCTGCATGGTGCGCGTCCTCGAGCGTTTGTCGAGATTTTACAAATCGGAGTCCTGCGGGCAGTGCACGCCGTGCCGCGAAGGTACGGGTTGGCTCAACCGCATGTTGCGCAGGATCATGGCTGGGCATGGGCGCATGGATGACCTCAACCTTCTGCTCGATGTCGCGAATCGAATCGAAGGGCACACCATCTGTGCCCTTGGCGATGCGGCAGCATGGCCGGTTCAGAGTTTTCTCAAGCACTTCCGGCACGAGTTCGAGTACATGATTGCCAATGGCGGCAAGAGCATCGTCGGCGATGCCACCCGTGTGGCAGCCTGA
- the nuoL gene encoding NADH-quinone oxidoreductase subunit L produces the protein MLSLNPNHLLLIAFSPLVAALIAGLAGRIIGRVGAHSLTIAAVALSAILSFQTLSLLWQGMPTFNDSVYTWLVSDGIRMEVGFLVDRLTALMMCVVTFVSLCVHVYTIGYMRDDPGYQRFFSYISLFTFAMLMLVMSNNFMQLFFGWEAVGLVSYLLIGFWYTRPSAIFANLKAFVVNRIGDFGFVLGIAGIVYFTGSLDYNAAFAAAPDIKSATLPLTAGTNVEALTFICICLFVGAMGKSAQVPLHVWLPDSMEGPTPISALIHAATMVTAGIFMVARLSPLFEYSEAALSFILLIGGTTALFMGFLGIVNNDIKRVVAYSTLSQLGYMTVALGASAYSVAIFHLMTHAFFKALLFLAAGSVIIGMHHEQDMRKMGGLARKMPITAITCWIGALALIGTPLFSGFYSKDLIIEAVAESHRPFAAYAHFCVLAGVFVTALYTFRMIFLTFHGKPRWHGSDHGSHDAHKHAAPHEHEPHESPWVVTLPLIALAIPSIVVGYLTVQQVAFGGYFGESILVLAQHDVLGELEGDFHGPLAMAEHALQSAPFWLALAGVLVAWLVFLAKPQIADLAERRLAWIRRILDNKYYFDWFNENVIAAGARGLGRVFFRVGDRFLIDDGIVNGSAGIVAAVAGWGRRLQSGYLYSYAFWMCIGLALLLGWFLIFAH, from the coding sequence GTGCTGAGCCTCAATCCCAATCACTTGCTGCTGATCGCGTTTTCTCCGCTGGTCGCGGCCCTCATTGCGGGACTCGCAGGCCGGATCATCGGGCGCGTCGGAGCGCATAGCCTGACCATTGCCGCAGTTGCTCTTTCGGCGATCCTGTCCTTCCAGACCCTCAGCCTGCTCTGGCAGGGCATGCCGACATTCAATGACAGTGTATATACCTGGCTTGTCAGCGACGGCATTCGCATGGAGGTCGGATTCCTGGTCGATCGTCTGACCGCGCTGATGATGTGCGTGGTGACTTTCGTTTCGCTCTGTGTGCACGTGTACACCATCGGCTACATGCGTGATGATCCGGGCTATCAGCGGTTTTTCAGCTATATCTCGTTGTTCACGTTTGCGATGTTGATGCTGGTCATGTCGAACAACTTCATGCAGCTATTCTTCGGTTGGGAGGCGGTCGGACTCGTTTCCTATCTCTTGATAGGCTTTTGGTATACGCGCCCCAGCGCAATTTTCGCCAACCTGAAGGCTTTCGTCGTCAACCGGATCGGTGACTTCGGCTTCGTATTGGGCATTGCCGGTATCGTGTATTTCACCGGATCGCTCGATTACAATGCGGCATTCGCTGCTGCGCCCGATATCAAGTCTGCGACCCTGCCGTTGACTGCGGGTACCAACGTCGAGGCGTTGACCTTCATTTGCATCTGCCTGTTCGTTGGCGCGATGGGTAAATCGGCACAAGTGCCGCTGCATGTCTGGCTGCCCGACTCAATGGAAGGCCCAACACCGATCTCGGCGCTGATTCACGCGGCGACCATGGTCACGGCCGGCATTTTCATGGTCGCGCGCCTGTCGCCGTTGTTCGAATACAGCGAGGCGGCGCTTTCGTTCATTCTCCTCATTGGCGGGACGACTGCGCTGTTCATGGGGTTCCTGGGTATCGTCAACAACGACATCAAACGTGTCGTGGCTTATTCGACCTTGTCGCAACTGGGCTACATGACGGTGGCGCTTGGTGCATCTGCCTATAGCGTCGCGATTTTTCATCTCATGACCCATGCCTTCTTCAAGGCGCTTCTGTTTCTCGCTGCCGGTTCGGTGATCATAGGCATGCACCACGAACAGGATATGCGCAAGATGGGGGGTCTTGCGCGCAAGATGCCAATCACCGCAATCACTTGCTGGATAGGCGCGCTGGCTTTGATCGGAACACCGCTGTTTTCGGGCTTCTATTCGAAGGACCTGATCATCGAAGCAGTGGCCGAATCTCATCGCCCATTCGCCGCATACGCGCATTTCTGCGTGCTTGCCGGAGTGTTCGTTACGGCCCTCTATACGTTTCGCATGATCTTCCTGACATTCCACGGCAAGCCGCGATGGCATGGCAGTGATCACGGCTCACATGACGCTCACAAACATGCTGCTCCGCATGAACATGAACCACATGAGAGTCCGTGGGTGGTGACATTGCCGTTGATAGCATTGGCGATACCTTCGATTGTCGTTGGCTATTTGACGGTGCAACAGGTGGCTTTCGGCGGCTATTTCGGTGAGTCGATACTCGTGCTGGCACAGCACGACGTGCTCGGAGAACTTGAAGGCGATTTCCATGGTCCGCTCGCGATGGCAGAGCACGCCTTGCAGTCGGCGCCATTCTGGTTGGCGCTCGCGGGTGTGCTGGTCGCATGGCTGGTCTTTCTGGCAAAGCCGCAGATTGCAGATCTTGCCGAGCGACGCTTGGCATGGATTCGGCGGATCCTCGACAACAAATACTACTTCGACTGGTTCAATGAGAATGTAATCGCAGCCGGCGCGCGTGGCCTTGGTCGAGTCTTCTTTCGGGTTGGGGATCGGTTCCTGATCGATGACGGCATCGTCAACGGCAGTGCCGGCATAGTTGCCGCCGTGGCCGGGTGGGGGCGCCGCCTTCAAAGCGGTTATCTCTACAGTTATGCATTCTGGATGTGTATCGGACTTGCCTTGTTGCTGGGCTGGTTCCTGATATTCGCGCACTAG
- the nuoH gene encoding NADH-quinone oxidoreductase subunit NuoH, with product MIDNLQSLLVAWWQHPLGLLRSTVWIIVVTVALILSVAFTTLLERKVIGWMQLRKGPNRVGSLFGLLPGIFQPFADVIKLLVKEVVVPSSANKLLFRIAPAITLIPAFAVWAVIPLSPDLVLADIDAGLLYVLSLTSVGVYGVILAGWAANSKYAFLGAMRSAAQIVAYEIAMGFALIGVIMASGSLNLGDIVRAQQGGVLNWFWLWLAPLWIVYLISGVAETNRAPFDVAEGESEIVAGFHVEYSGIAFALFFLAEYANMILISALVAVFFMGGWLSPFEGVLDAAGAPAWLAWLAAPSFFWLFAKLFFFLFCFLWFRATFPRYRYDQIMRLGWKVLIPVTLLWVAVEGLMALAKIGPWRA from the coding sequence GTGATCGACAACCTGCAATCATTGCTGGTGGCGTGGTGGCAGCATCCTTTGGGCCTGCTGCGCTCCACCGTGTGGATAATCGTCGTAACAGTCGCGCTGATTCTGAGTGTCGCGTTCACGACCTTGCTCGAGCGCAAGGTGATTGGCTGGATGCAGCTTCGCAAGGGTCCCAATCGTGTGGGTAGCCTGTTCGGCTTGCTGCCCGGAATATTTCAGCCGTTCGCGGATGTGATCAAACTCCTTGTCAAGGAAGTGGTGGTCCCCTCCAGTGCCAATAAGCTTTTGTTTCGGATCGCACCCGCTATCACCCTGATACCCGCCTTCGCCGTGTGGGCAGTTATCCCGCTGTCTCCGGACCTCGTTCTTGCCGATATCGATGCTGGTCTGCTCTATGTATTGTCATTGACGTCGGTTGGTGTCTACGGCGTGATACTGGCCGGCTGGGCAGCCAATTCCAAATATGCGTTTCTGGGTGCCATGCGTTCGGCGGCGCAGATCGTGGCCTACGAGATTGCCATGGGATTTGCGCTGATCGGCGTGATCATGGCCTCCGGCTCGCTCAATCTCGGTGATATCGTACGGGCGCAGCAGGGCGGTGTGCTCAACTGGTTCTGGTTGTGGCTCGCGCCGCTTTGGATCGTGTACCTGATCTCGGGCGTTGCGGAAACAAATCGCGCGCCGTTCGACGTGGCCGAGGGCGAGTCGGAAATCGTCGCGGGCTTCCATGTCGAGTATTCGGGAATTGCGTTTGCGCTGTTCTTCCTCGCCGAGTATGCAAACATGATCCTCATCTCGGCACTGGTCGCGGTATTCTTCATGGGCGGTTGGCTGAGTCCCTTCGAGGGTGTACTCGATGCTGCAGGTGCGCCGGCGTGGCTCGCCTGGCTTGCAGCGCCGAGCTTTTTCTGGCTGTTCGCCAAACTGTTCTTCTTCCTGTTCTGTTTCCTTTGGTTTCGCGCGACATTTCCCCGCTATCGCTATGACCAAATCATGCGTCTGGGTTGGAAGGTGCTCATTCCCGTCACCCTGCTCTGGGTGGCAGTCGAGGGCCTGATGGCGCTGGCGAAAATTGGTCCGTGGCGCGCCTGA
- a CDS encoding NAD(P)H-dependent oxidoreductase subunit E has translation MSDAAGQVSLLSETTRKEIDHWVAKFPPGRHRSAVISALRVVQEQNDGHLTVALMNAVADYLQLPPIQVYEVATFYSMFETHQCGRHHVSICTNISCMLNGGEDLLAHAERKLGIKVGESTADGRIFLKREEECLAACTGAPMAMIDHHFHEYLTPEKLDQILDGLD, from the coding sequence ATGTCAGATGCAGCTGGCCAAGTTTCGCTGTTGAGCGAGACAACACGCAAGGAAATCGATCACTGGGTTGCCAAGTTCCCGCCAGGGCGACACCGGTCTGCCGTGATTTCCGCTTTGCGTGTGGTACAGGAACAGAACGACGGACATCTGACAGTCGCGCTCATGAACGCCGTGGCGGATTACCTGCAGCTGCCGCCTATCCAGGTCTACGAGGTAGCCACTTTCTATTCCATGTTCGAAACCCACCAATGCGGACGCCACCATGTCAGCATCTGTACCAACATCAGTTGCATGTTGAACGGTGGTGAAGACCTGCTTGCACATGCCGAACGCAAGCTGGGCATCAAGGTGGGCGAGAGCACTGCGGACGGCCGAATATTCCTCAAGCGCGAGGAAGAGTGTCTTGCGGCCTGCACCGGGGCTCCGATGGCGATGATCGACCATCATTTTCACGAATACCTGACGCCCGAGAAATTGGACCAAATTCTCGATGGGCTCGATTGA